One region of Mucilaginibacter sp. 14171R-50 genomic DNA includes:
- a CDS encoding ThuA domain-containing protein, with translation MNFRNSFLLVAVLMLMNISCIARPKPKVLIFCKTAGFHHESIAVGIPAIIKLGKENNFDVDTTTNSSNFNADNLKQYAAVIFLSTTGDVLNNEQQAAFEQYIRAGHGFVGVHAATDTEYDWPWYGGLVGAYFKSHPAKQQEAKLDVVNRDFAATKHLPATWRRLDEWYNYKWIAPDLQVLIKIDEGSYTGGENGDNHPMSWYHKYDGGRAFYTALGHTDASYAEPLYLKHLLGGIQYAINNK, from the coding sequence ATGAATTTTAGAAATAGTTTTTTATTAGTAGCAGTGCTGATGTTAATGAATATCAGCTGTATTGCCAGGCCAAAACCAAAAGTGCTCATATTTTGCAAAACAGCTGGTTTTCATCACGAATCCATAGCGGTTGGGATACCGGCGATCATTAAACTTGGCAAAGAGAATAACTTTGATGTGGATACTACCACCAATTCCTCAAATTTCAATGCCGATAATCTAAAACAATATGCTGCAGTGATATTCCTGAGTACTACCGGCGATGTGCTGAATAACGAGCAGCAAGCCGCTTTTGAACAATACATACGGGCCGGGCACGGTTTTGTTGGCGTGCACGCCGCTACCGATACCGAGTACGATTGGCCGTGGTATGGCGGCCTGGTGGGGGCTTATTTTAAAAGCCACCCCGCAAAGCAACAGGAAGCAAAGCTCGACGTAGTGAACAGAGACTTCGCGGCGACAAAACACCTGCCCGCAACCTGGCGACGGTTAGATGAATGGTACAATTACAAATGGATAGCTCCCGACCTGCAAGTGCTGATCAAAATAGATGAAGGAAGTTACACCGGCGGGGAAAATGGCGATAATCATCCCATGAGCTGGTATCACAAATACGACGGCGGCAGGGCTTTTTACACCGCACTTGGCCATACCGACGCATCGTACGCGGAACCGCTTTATTTAAAACATTTATTGGGTGGTATACAGTACGCGATAAACAACAAGTAG
- a CDS encoding GMC oxidoreductase has product MSISVPNINGKATANNTYDAIVIGSGISGGWAAKELTERGLKTIMLERGANYEHIKDYKTAQYNPWDFEHRGSVTQKQRKERPVISRGWGAYEPIIDAWADEQAAPYTEIKPFNWWRSYRLGGRSILWGRQSYRWSDLDFEANAKDGWAIDWPIRYKDIAPWYDHVEKFAGISGSVEGIPNLPDGQFLPPMDLNCVERDVAARIKKEFGRHMIIGRIANLTKAIPYRTGCQFRNRCWEGCPFGGYFSTQSSTLPAALKTGNLTVRPQSIVTKILYDKDTQKAKGVEVLDAETNKTYEYYAKVVFVNASALNSAWVLMNSATDIWPEGLGSSSGELGHNIMDHHYNLGAAGDVEGYEDKYYFGRRPNGPYLVRFANVGDDKRDYLRGFGYQGGASRNGWSREIAEMNIGGAYKDELSEPGGWRIGIGGFGELLPYHDNKITLDKTRKDKWGLPILAMDAEIKDNEKKMRIDIVKEAKAMLEAAGVKNVNTYDSGHNVGDGIHEMGTARMGRDPKTSVLNKHNQVWDAKNVFVTDGACMTSSACQNPSLTYMAITARAANFAADELKKGNI; this is encoded by the coding sequence ATGTCAATAAGCGTACCCAACATTAATGGCAAGGCTACGGCCAATAACACATACGATGCAATTGTAATAGGATCGGGCATAAGCGGGGGATGGGCGGCGAAAGAGCTTACCGAGCGCGGCCTGAAAACCATTATGCTGGAGCGCGGCGCTAATTACGAACATATCAAAGATTATAAAACCGCGCAATACAACCCCTGGGATTTTGAGCATCGCGGCAGCGTTACGCAAAAGCAGCGTAAAGAACGGCCCGTAATATCGCGCGGGTGGGGCGCATACGAACCTATTATAGATGCCTGGGCCGACGAACAGGCAGCACCCTATACCGAAATAAAGCCTTTTAACTGGTGGCGGTCGTACCGATTAGGCGGGCGATCAATATTATGGGGGCGCCAAAGCTACCGCTGGAGCGACCTTGACTTTGAAGCAAACGCGAAAGACGGCTGGGCGATAGACTGGCCCATACGCTATAAAGATATTGCACCCTGGTATGATCATGTTGAAAAATTTGCCGGCATAAGCGGATCTGTTGAAGGTATACCAAATCTGCCTGATGGCCAGTTTTTGCCCCCGATGGACCTGAATTGTGTTGAACGTGATGTAGCAGCCAGGATAAAAAAAGAGTTTGGACGCCATATGATCATAGGGCGTATAGCCAACCTTACAAAGGCCATACCTTACCGTACAGGTTGCCAGTTCCGCAACAGGTGCTGGGAGGGGTGCCCGTTCGGCGGATATTTCAGTACGCAATCATCAACGCTGCCGGCGGCTTTAAAAACCGGTAACTTAACGGTTAGGCCACAATCCATCGTTACCAAAATATTGTACGACAAAGACACACAAAAAGCTAAAGGCGTTGAGGTATTGGATGCCGAAACCAATAAGACCTATGAGTATTATGCTAAAGTTGTATTTGTTAATGCCTCGGCACTAAACAGCGCCTGGGTGCTCATGAACTCGGCAACAGATATATGGCCCGAAGGGTTGGGAAGCAGCAGCGGCGAACTGGGCCACAACATCATGGATCACCATTATAACCTGGGTGCCGCCGGTGATGTAGAGGGGTATGAAGATAAATACTACTTTGGCCGCAGGCCTAACGGCCCGTATCTGGTTAGGTTTGCCAATGTGGGCGACGATAAGCGCGACTACCTGCGCGGCTTCGGCTACCAGGGCGGGGCAAGCCGCAATGGCTGGAGCCGCGAAATAGCCGAAATGAATATTGGCGGTGCATATAAGGATGAATTATCGGAACCCGGAGGGTGGAGGATAGGTATTGGCGGTTTTGGCGAATTGCTGCCATATCACGATAACAAGATAACGCTTGATAAAACCCGGAAGGATAAATGGGGATTGCCAATATTGGCTATGGATGCCGAAATAAAGGATAATGAAAAGAAGATGCGCATAGATATCGTAAAAGAAGCCAAAGCTATGCTGGAGGCTGCCGGTGTAAAAAACGTAAACACGTACGACAGCGGGCATAACGTAGGCGATGGCATCCATGAAATGGGTACGGCACGGATGGGCCGCGACCCTAAAACATCGGTATTGAACAAGCATAACCAGGTATGGGATGCAAAAAACGTATTCGTTACGGATGGTGCCTGCATGACCTCGTCGGCATGCCAGAACCCATCATTAACTTATATGGCCATAACCGCAAGGGCAGCGAATTTTGCAGCCGACGAGCTGAAAAAGGGTAATATATAG